In Sinorhizobium numidicum, the following proteins share a genomic window:
- a CDS encoding cupredoxin domain-containing protein, protein MTPMRACLYGSFIGATTFVTPMKAETIQVTIERMTFSPATVEAKIGDTIEWINKEGLVHTATVKGVWEVLISAHKSGSFVVQSPGSMDYFCRYHPNMKGHLTVRP, encoded by the coding sequence ATGACACCTATGCGAGCATGTTTGTACGGGTCTTTCATCGGGGCGACGACCTTCGTCACCCCGATGAAAGCAGAGACCATCCAAGTCACGATCGAGCGGATGACCTTCTCGCCGGCCACCGTCGAGGCGAAGATCGGTGACACGATCGAGTGGATCAACAAGGAGGGGCTCGTCCATACCGCGACCGTGAAAGGAGTCTGGGAGGTCCTCATCTCGGCGCACAAGTCAGGCAGTTTCGTGGTGCAAAGTCCGGGCAGTATGGACTATTTCTGCCGATATCATCCCAACATGAAAGGCCATCTCACCGTCAGGCCGTAA
- a CDS encoding DUF4142 domain-containing protein — MTLRLTTAMTAIALLLGANWALAADKPTDPQIAHIAYTAGVLDIEAAKQAIAMSKNKSVVEFAESMARDHETVNKQALDLVKKLNVTPEDNDTSKALSQAAEAKREELAKLTGADFDKAYIAHEVAYHKQVNGALETLLIPSAQNAELKSLLETGLKLFQGHQQHAEHVATELK; from the coding sequence ATGACTCTCCGACTGACGACTGCAATGACCGCAATCGCCCTCTTGCTCGGCGCCAACTGGGCGCTTGCCGCCGACAAGCCTACGGATCCGCAGATCGCACACATCGCCTACACCGCCGGCGTTCTCGACATCGAGGCGGCCAAACAGGCCATTGCGATGTCAAAGAACAAGAGCGTCGTCGAATTTGCCGAGAGCATGGCGCGCGACCACGAGACCGTGAACAAACAGGCCCTCGATCTCGTCAAGAAGCTGAACGTCACGCCCGAAGACAACGATACGAGCAAGGCGCTGTCGCAGGCGGCCGAGGCCAAGCGCGAGGAGCTTGCCAAGCTCACAGGCGCTGACTTCGACAAGGCCTACATCGCCCACGAAGTCGCCTATCACAAGCAGGTCAACGGCGCGCTCGAAACACTGCTCATCCCCTCGGCGCAAAATGCCGAGCTCAAGAGCTTGCTGGAGACGGGGCTGAAGCTGTTTCAGGGGCATCAGCAGCATGCCGAGCATGTAGCGACCGAGCTGAAATGA
- a CDS encoding RNA polymerase sigma factor, which yields MQLETRSSTMPIAETDRSLKRRLLSDEMETFRSIMQTHNRKLYRIARSIVRNNSDAEDVLQEAYVRAFTHFADFRGDAAISTWLARIVINEALGRLRKRRRRMKMAADMRQHQAEIIAFPLNATTDDPEKTMAQRQILDLVEKATDHLPDTYRSVFILRAIEGLSNEETATLLALRPETVRTRLHRARHLIKEELEQQIGPLLLNAFPFAGKRCERLTKAVLSRISRQLPGSDGK from the coding sequence ATCCAACTTGAGACAAGGAGCTCAACCATGCCCATCGCCGAAACCGACCGTTCCCTGAAGCGCCGGCTGCTTTCCGACGAAATGGAAACGTTCCGCTCGATCATGCAGACGCATAACCGCAAGCTCTATCGGATCGCCAGAAGCATCGTCAGGAACAACAGCGACGCGGAGGATGTGCTGCAGGAGGCCTATGTCCGCGCCTTCACGCATTTTGCGGATTTCCGCGGCGACGCCGCAATCTCGACCTGGCTCGCCCGCATCGTCATTAACGAGGCCTTAGGCCGCCTGCGCAAAAGGCGGCGCCGAATGAAGATGGCCGCCGATATGCGGCAGCATCAGGCGGAGATCATCGCCTTCCCGCTCAACGCAACGACCGATGATCCGGAAAAGACAATGGCACAGCGACAGATCCTCGACCTTGTCGAAAAGGCAACCGATCATCTCCCGGACACCTACCGGAGCGTTTTCATCCTGCGGGCCATCGAAGGGTTAAGCAACGAGGAGACCGCGACTCTGCTTGCCCTTCGCCCGGAGACGGTCAGGACAAGGCTGCATCGGGCACGCCACCTCATCAAAGAGGAACTGGAACAGCAGATCGGACCGCTTCTCCTCAATGCCTTTCCCTTCGCGGGCAAGCGCTGCGAGCGTCTGACCAAGGCCGTGCTTTCCCGCATCTCGCGCCAATTACCGGGAAGCGACGGCAAGTAA
- the bdcA gene encoding SDR family oxidoreductase, whose protein sequence is MSDFNAKKVLVLGGSRGIGAAIVRRFANEGAAVTFTYAGSKDAADALATEASATAIRSDAADRDSVIAVVRDQGALDVLVVNAGTLIIGDPLELDADAVDRMIDVNVRAPYHAAVEAARHMPEGGRIIVIGSVNGDRMPFAGGAAYALTKSALQGMSRGLARDFGAKGITVNVIQPGPTATDMNPEDGPMSDFMHSFMAIKRHGRPEEIAGLAAYLAGPEAGYTTGALHTIDGGFGA, encoded by the coding sequence ATGTCGGACTTCAATGCAAAGAAAGTTCTCGTCCTCGGTGGCAGCCGCGGCATTGGCGCGGCGATCGTTCGCCGTTTCGCTAACGAAGGCGCCGCCGTCACCTTCACCTACGCCGGGTCGAAAGATGCCGCGGACGCCCTTGCGACGGAAGCGAGCGCCACCGCGATCCGTTCCGATGCGGCGGATCGCGATTCAGTGATCGCCGTCGTTCGCGATCAGGGCGCTCTCGATGTTCTCGTCGTCAATGCCGGCACGTTGATCATCGGCGATCCGCTCGAGCTCGATGCAGACGCCGTCGACCGGATGATCGATGTTAACGTCCGCGCACCCTATCACGCGGCCGTCGAGGCGGCGCGGCACATGCCGGAGGGCGGCCGCATCATCGTCATCGGCTCGGTTAACGGCGATCGCATGCCCTTCGCTGGAGGTGCCGCCTACGCCTTGACCAAATCGGCGCTGCAGGGAATGTCGCGCGGCTTGGCTCGTGACTTCGGCGCAAAGGGCATCACCGTCAACGTCATTCAACCCGGTCCGACGGCAACGGACATGAACCCGGAAGATGGCCCGATGAGCGACTTCATGCACAGTTTCATGGCGATCAAGCGCCACGGCCGTCCGGAAGAGATTGCGGGCCTTGCCGCTTATCTCGCCGGTCCGGAAGCGGGCTATACGACAGGCGCGCTACACACGATCGACGGCGGCTTCGGCGCCTGA
- a CDS encoding TetR/AcrR family transcriptional regulator yields the protein MNDTKKAKTRGRPRGFDVEEAIAKAQALFHKHGYDAVSLADLTDALGINPPSFYSAFGSKADLYARALERYAKTEGLDFKRLLAPDRPLGDSLAALFEAAAESYTAHPEAPGCLVIEGAHGTVDAVACQKATTLWQRGRAAVRDAIARSEPERADTITDYIMAVLTGISASARDGLSKERLLGIARLASLPFA from the coding sequence GTGAATGATACAAAAAAAGCGAAAACGCGCGGCCGCCCCCGGGGTTTCGACGTAGAGGAAGCGATCGCCAAGGCGCAAGCTCTGTTCCATAAGCACGGCTATGACGCTGTCAGCCTAGCGGATCTGACGGATGCGCTCGGCATCAATCCGCCCAGTTTCTATTCCGCCTTCGGGAGCAAGGCGGACCTCTACGCTCGCGCGCTTGAGCGCTATGCGAAGACGGAAGGGCTGGACTTCAAGCGGCTGCTGGCGCCGGACAGGCCGCTTGGCGATAGTTTGGCAGCTCTGTTCGAAGCGGCGGCCGAGAGCTACACCGCGCACCCCGAAGCGCCCGGCTGCCTGGTGATAGAGGGCGCGCATGGCACCGTCGATGCCGTGGCATGCCAGAAGGCGACGACCCTGTGGCAACGAGGCCGCGCCGCCGTGCGCGACGCTATCGCGCGGTCCGAACCTGAACGGGCCGATACGATCACCGACTATATCATGGCCGTGCTGACCGGCATCTCTGCGAGCGCGCGCGACGGCCTCAGCAAGGAGCGATTGCTGGGTATTGCCCGACTGGCCTCGCTTCCGTTCGCATAG
- a CDS encoding acylphosphatase — protein MTDNRKAALVRITGQVQGVSFRVWTRAEAERLGLSGWVRNERDGSVTALIAGPDSAIATMLSRFWKGPPGASVSNVESEHASSLRAPEGFHITG, from the coding sequence ATGACGGATAATCGCAAGGCGGCGTTGGTCCGTATCACCGGCCAGGTGCAGGGCGTCAGCTTTCGCGTCTGGACGCGCGCCGAGGCCGAACGGCTCGGCCTGAGCGGTTGGGTCCGCAATGAACGCGACGGATCGGTCACGGCTCTGATCGCCGGGCCGGACTCAGCGATTGCGACGATGCTCAGCCGATTTTGGAAGGGTCCTCCCGGCGCGTCGGTCTCGAACGTCGAGAGCGAGCACGCCTCTTCCCTGCGTGCGCCTGAGGGATTCCACATCACCGGTTAA
- the pcaF gene encoding 3-oxoadipyl-CoA thiolase has protein sequence MREAYICDYIRTPIGRFAGALSAVRADDLGAIPLKTLMERNTSVDWEAVDDVILGCANQAGEDNRNVARMSLLLAGLPVSVPGTTINRLCGSGMDAVITAARAIKSGEADLMIAGGVESMSRAPFVLPKADSAFSRHAEIHDTTIGWRFVNPLMKKQYGVDSMPETGENVAEEYKISREDQDAFALRSQAKAAAAQENGRLASEITAVTVPQRKGEPVTVDKDEHPRATTIEALAKLKAPFREGGTVTAGNASGVNDGAAALVIASEAAARRYGLRPIARVLGGASAGVPPRVMGIGPVPASQKLLARLGLTLDRLDVIELNEAFASQGLAVLRELGIADDDPRVNRNGGAIALGHPLGMSGARITGTAALELVETRGRYSLSTMCIGVGQGIAVALERV, from the coding sequence ATGCGCGAGGCTTACATCTGCGACTACATCCGCACGCCGATCGGCCGCTTCGCAGGAGCCCTTTCCGCCGTGCGTGCCGACGACCTTGGCGCCATCCCGCTGAAGACGCTTATGGAGCGCAATACCTCGGTCGACTGGGAGGCGGTCGATGACGTGATCCTCGGCTGCGCCAACCAGGCGGGCGAAGACAACCGCAACGTCGCGCGCATGTCGCTTCTGCTTGCGGGGTTACCTGTCTCCGTCCCCGGGACAACGATCAACCGGCTTTGCGGCTCCGGCATGGATGCGGTGATAACTGCTGCCCGCGCGATCAAATCCGGCGAGGCGGACCTGATGATCGCCGGAGGGGTCGAATCGATGTCGCGCGCGCCTTTTGTTCTGCCCAAGGCCGACAGCGCATTTTCACGCCATGCAGAGATCCACGACACGACGATCGGCTGGCGCTTCGTCAACCCGCTGATGAAGAAGCAATACGGCGTCGACTCGATGCCGGAAACGGGCGAGAACGTCGCCGAGGAATACAAGATCTCGCGCGAGGACCAGGACGCTTTTGCGTTGCGCAGTCAGGCGAAGGCCGCAGCCGCGCAGGAGAACGGCCGGCTTGCCAGCGAAATCACCGCAGTCACCGTCCCGCAGCGCAAGGGCGAACCCGTCACTGTCGACAAGGATGAGCACCCGCGTGCGACGACGATCGAGGCGCTTGCCAAGCTGAAGGCGCCGTTCCGCGAAGGCGGTACGGTAACGGCCGGCAATGCGTCGGGTGTCAATGACGGGGCGGCTGCCCTCGTCATCGCCTCGGAAGCAGCGGCCAGGCGATACGGCCTGAGGCCGATCGCCCGCGTTCTCGGCGGGGCGTCGGCCGGCGTGCCGCCGCGCGTCATGGGTATCGGCCCGGTCCCGGCTTCGCAAAAGCTCCTGGCGCGGCTCGGGCTAACCCTGGACCGGTTGGATGTGATCGAACTCAACGAGGCTTTTGCAAGCCAGGGCCTGGCCGTGCTGCGCGAGCTTGGGATTGCCGACGACGATCCGAGGGTCAACCGCAACGGCGGTGCGATTGCGCTCGGCCATCCGCTTGGCATGTCGGGCGCCCGCATCACCGGAACGGCGGCACTGGAACTCGTTGAAACTCGCGGACGATATTCGCTGTCCACCATGTGCATCGGCGTCGGCCAGGGCATTGCGGTGGCGCTGGAGCGGGTGTGA
- a CDS encoding CoA-transferase subunit beta, giving the protein MTDFTPNEMMTIAASRELSNEDVCFVGIGAPSAACNVARLTHAPEITLIYESGTVGTRPDVLPLSIGDGELCDTALFTVSVPEMFRYWLQGGRITTGFLGGAQIDKFANLNTTVVGPYDHPKVRLPGGGGAPEIASNCGRIFVTMALTKRGFVEKLPFVTSMGHGEGGNHRERLGLKTKGPTRVIADLCILEPDPETKELAVVSIHAGVSRGQIIENCGWPIKFAENVIETPAPTEIELSVLRDINARTKMAHQGAGTGKEAA; this is encoded by the coding sequence ATGACGGATTTCACTCCCAATGAAATGATGACGATCGCCGCATCGCGCGAGCTCTCCAACGAGGACGTCTGTTTCGTCGGCATCGGCGCGCCGTCTGCGGCCTGCAATGTCGCGCGGCTGACCCATGCGCCGGAGATTACGCTCATCTATGAAAGCGGCACTGTCGGTACCAGGCCGGATGTCTTGCCGCTCTCGATCGGCGATGGAGAGCTTTGCGATACCGCCCTCTTCACCGTGTCGGTGCCGGAAATGTTCCGCTATTGGCTGCAGGGCGGACGCATTACCACCGGCTTTCTGGGCGGTGCCCAGATCGACAAATTCGCCAATCTCAACACGACGGTGGTTGGCCCCTACGATCACCCCAAGGTCCGCCTGCCGGGCGGCGGCGGCGCGCCGGAGATCGCCTCCAATTGCGGCCGCATCTTCGTCACCATGGCGCTGACAAAGCGCGGCTTCGTCGAGAAGCTGCCCTTCGTCACTTCCATGGGTCACGGCGAAGGTGGCAACCATCGCGAACGACTTGGTCTGAAGACGAAGGGACCGACGCGCGTGATTGCCGATCTCTGCATTCTCGAGCCGGACCCGGAGACGAAGGAATTGGCCGTCGTTTCGATCCACGCCGGTGTCAGCAGAGGGCAGATCATTGAGAATTGCGGCTGGCCGATCAAATTCGCCGAGAACGTTATCGAGACGCCGGCGCCGACGGAGATCGAGCTTTCAGTTCTTCGCGACATCAACGCCCGCACCAAAATGGCGCATCAGGGCGCCGGAACGGGTAAGGAGGCTGCCTGA
- a CDS encoding CoA transferase subunit A — MARILSLAEAVAENVRDGDTVAMEGFTHLIPYAAGHEVIRQGRKDLFLVRMTPDILYDQLIGVGAARGMKFSWGGNPGVGSLHRFRDAVENHWPRPLEIEEHSHAAMANAYEAGAANLPFAMLRGYIGADLPKVNPKIRHIACPFTGEVLAAVPAIRPDVTIIHAQRADRKGNVLIEGIVGVQKEAVLAAKRSIVTVEEIVDELAPPSPNSVVLPTWAATAVVHVPGGAFPSYAHGYYPRSNAFYIAWDEIARDRDSFIAWIKENVLDAKPEDFARHAVKTSARAA, encoded by the coding sequence ATGGCTCGCATCTTATCGCTCGCCGAGGCGGTTGCGGAAAACGTCAGGGACGGCGACACCGTCGCGATGGAGGGGTTCACGCATCTGATCCCCTATGCCGCAGGCCACGAGGTGATCCGTCAAGGCAGGAAGGATCTGTTTCTTGTCCGCATGACGCCGGACATTCTCTACGATCAGCTGATCGGGGTCGGGGCTGCGCGCGGCATGAAATTCTCCTGGGGCGGCAATCCCGGCGTCGGCTCGCTGCACCGCTTCCGCGACGCGGTCGAAAACCATTGGCCGCGGCCGCTCGAAATAGAGGAACACTCGCATGCAGCCATGGCGAATGCATACGAGGCAGGCGCCGCAAACCTGCCCTTCGCCATGCTGCGCGGCTATATTGGCGCCGATCTGCCGAAGGTGAATCCGAAGATCAGACACATTGCCTGCCCCTTCACCGGTGAAGTTCTTGCCGCCGTGCCGGCGATCCGCCCGGACGTGACGATTATCCATGCGCAGCGCGCCGACAGAAAGGGCAATGTCCTGATCGAGGGGATTGTCGGCGTGCAGAAGGAAGCCGTACTTGCCGCCAAACGCTCGATCGTCACGGTCGAGGAAATCGTCGACGAACTCGCTCCGCCTTCCCCCAATTCCGTCGTGCTGCCGACTTGGGCGGCAACCGCAGTCGTCCACGTGCCGGGCGGCGCCTTTCCCTCCTACGCACACGGCTACTATCCGCGCTCGAACGCCTTCTACATCGCCTGGGACGAGATCGCCCGCGACCGGGACTCTTTCATCGCCTGGATCAAGGAAAACGTACTCGATGCGAAGCCCGAAGACTTCGCCAGGCATGCCGTGAAGACTTCGGCAAGAGCGGCCTAA
- a CDS encoding IclR family transcriptional regulator, with product MRETDFVSGFARGLKVIEAFGEARPRLSIAEAAKITGLERATVRRSLLTLSELGYADYDGKFFALTPKILRLGHAYLSATPLPTIVQPYLDQLSEKSGQSASASVLDGTEIVYVARASQRRVMSINLMPGSRLPAYCASMGRVLLAALPEAEARDILSRSQLKANTPRTITDPEELMEELRRIRDQGYAIIDQELELGLCSIAVPLMNARGHVVAALNIGAPAAHVAASELAERYLPLLEETQAALRPLVH from the coding sequence ATGCGGGAAACGGACTTTGTCAGTGGCTTTGCGCGCGGGCTGAAAGTGATCGAAGCCTTCGGCGAGGCGCGGCCGCGCCTGTCGATCGCCGAGGCTGCGAAGATCACCGGCCTCGAACGGGCGACCGTGCGACGATCGCTGCTTACTCTGTCCGAACTCGGTTACGCCGACTATGATGGCAAGTTCTTCGCGCTCACGCCGAAAATCCTGCGGCTCGGCCACGCCTATCTTTCGGCGACACCTTTGCCGACGATTGTCCAGCCCTATCTCGACCAGCTTTCGGAAAAGTCGGGCCAAAGCGCCTCGGCGTCGGTTCTCGACGGCACGGAGATCGTCTATGTGGCGCGCGCCTCGCAGCGCCGGGTGATGTCGATCAACCTGATGCCGGGCTCCCGCCTTCCGGCCTATTGCGCCTCCATGGGCCGCGTGCTGCTCGCGGCGCTTCCGGAAGCGGAGGCGCGAGACATCCTCAGCCGCTCGCAGCTAAAGGCGAATACACCACGCACGATAACCGACCCGGAGGAGCTGATGGAGGAGCTGCGCCGGATTCGAGACCAGGGTTATGCGATCATCGATCAGGAGCTCGAACTCGGTCTTTGTTCAATTGCCGTCCCATTGATGAATGCCCGTGGTCATGTGGTCGCCGCGCTCAATATCGGCGCCCCCGCCGCCCATGTCGCCGCCTCGGAACTGGCGGAGCGTTATCTGCCGCTGCTCGAGGAGACGCAGGCGGCGTTGCGGCCGCTCGTCCACTGA
- a CDS encoding polysaccharide pyruvyl transferase family protein — protein MKVVVENTVCLNTGDAAILLAIRHILKSIADENIEFLVFDSQPDVAARLYPKEQYPDIELRKLPSESIFKYKYDDNTVKNALKQVYNQAAFQALRHLGSGNYLDRRFFSDDDRKSLALYKDADLVITTGGTYLVENYSLERRINQFKLGEMLGKKTIFFTQSLGPFEKPYNRRKLPPIFARSPLILLRDVRSRDHILDLVDDPSKCHVVADAVFALAEVDRIKGILDVGRPQPSGRVGISVRHWHYVKGGDGGMGRYIDSVREMATKLVRDHGKKVTFISTCQGVPEYAHDDSKTANLIVSGLAPEIASHVTVDASFHTPEQLMAVAREFDFVVATRMHMMIMSLCVGTPVLPIAYEFKTKEVAKRVGVADVLLDIDTVTVEEARGKLDSFISNLDRYREASLKAVLEEHASAMSAADLLRPLLESLSANGARALRQDVEQNLARLA, from the coding sequence ATGAAAGTTGTAGTCGAAAATACCGTCTGCTTGAACACGGGCGATGCGGCAATTCTGCTCGCCATCAGGCATATATTGAAATCCATAGCGGACGAGAACATAGAATTTCTGGTCTTCGACAGTCAGCCGGACGTCGCCGCGCGACTGTATCCGAAGGAGCAATATCCCGACATAGAGCTTCGGAAACTGCCTTCGGAATCGATCTTCAAGTATAAATACGACGACAATACAGTGAAGAATGCGCTGAAGCAGGTCTACAATCAGGCCGCCTTCCAGGCGCTACGCCATCTCGGCAGCGGCAACTATCTCGACAGGCGCTTTTTCAGCGACGACGACCGGAAGAGCCTTGCGCTGTACAAGGACGCAGATCTCGTGATCACCACCGGCGGCACTTATCTCGTCGAAAACTATTCGCTTGAGCGGCGCATCAATCAGTTCAAGCTCGGCGAGATGCTCGGCAAGAAGACGATCTTCTTCACCCAGTCTCTTGGCCCGTTCGAGAAGCCCTACAACCGCAGGAAGCTGCCGCCTATTTTCGCGCGCAGTCCGCTGATCCTGCTGCGCGACGTTCGTTCGCGCGACCATATCCTCGATCTCGTCGACGACCCGTCGAAGTGCCATGTCGTCGCCGACGCCGTCTTTGCGCTTGCGGAGGTGGACCGGATCAAAGGCATTCTTGATGTCGGACGCCCGCAGCCGAGCGGCCGCGTTGGCATTTCCGTACGGCACTGGCACTACGTCAAGGGCGGCGACGGCGGCATGGGCCGGTATATCGATTCCGTCCGTGAGATGGCGACGAAACTCGTGCGCGACCATGGCAAGAAGGTCACTTTCATTTCGACCTGCCAGGGCGTGCCGGAATACGCGCATGACGATTCGAAGACCGCGAATCTGATCGTGTCGGGGCTCGCGCCCGAGATCGCAAGCCATGTGACGGTCGACGCGTCGTTCCACACACCGGAGCAGTTGATGGCGGTCGCACGGGAGTTCGATTTCGTCGTGGCGACGCGGATGCACATGATGATCATGTCGCTTTGCGTCGGCACCCCGGTGCTGCCGATCGCCTACGAGTTCAAGACGAAGGAAGTCGCCAAGCGCGTCGGCGTCGCTGATGTGCTCCTCGACATCGATACGGTAACGGTGGAGGAGGCGCGCGGCAAACTCGACAGCTTCATCAGCAATCTCGATCGCTATCGCGAGGCGAGCCTCAAGGCAGTGCTCGAAGAGCATGCCTCGGCAATGTCGGCGGCTGATCTTCTCCGTCCGCTTCTTGAAAGCCTATCGGCGAATGGCGCTCGCGCCCTTCGACAGGATGTCGAACAGAACCTGGCGCGGCTGGCGTAG
- a CDS encoding lipopolysaccharide biosynthesis protein translates to MNAQNLQLGRVALRGGLVTGGAQAVRMVIQFLSVVVLARLLVPEDFGLVASVSPIVAFVGLFQNLGLQQAVIQRKEIEQKELNQVFWISTLVGLICTLVVVALSPAVAAFYGDQRMTAITIAAALPLLLGSLAALPLALMNRHLKFGQLALNDVYAAVIGLLVTAGAAYSGMGYWSLVIGPAASAAVALLAAWWATRWMPDRPAFRIDREIISFGANLTGFNLVNFFSRNLDNVLIGKVSGPVDLGYYDRAYKLLLFPLQNITQPLSRVMIPLMSRIQEDKTRFRDIYMRTNWLLAAVTMPGIAALTCAAQPTVSLLFGQQWLPVAPIFAWLGIASLMQPVSSTTGWIFICQGETKTMFRWGIYSSLTTVLSFVVGLQWGAIGVAAAYAISGYVLRLPVLAWLLQRVGPVSAGDFLLVQGLFLVSALVAWICYGLLSTALTGSSDLLALALAVCLNYGLALVFALALRQPRQVLFDILSKGASAIRR, encoded by the coding sequence TTGAACGCACAAAACCTTCAACTCGGTCGTGTCGCCCTTCGCGGCGGGCTGGTGACCGGCGGTGCGCAGGCCGTGCGGATGGTCATTCAGTTCCTCTCCGTCGTCGTGCTCGCACGGCTGCTGGTGCCGGAGGACTTTGGTCTTGTCGCGTCGGTCAGCCCAATCGTCGCATTTGTCGGGCTCTTCCAGAATCTGGGGCTGCAACAGGCGGTCATCCAGCGCAAGGAGATCGAGCAGAAAGAGCTCAATCAAGTCTTCTGGATCAGCACTCTCGTCGGTCTCATCTGCACGCTGGTCGTCGTCGCCTTATCACCCGCCGTGGCCGCTTTCTACGGCGATCAGCGCATGACCGCGATCACGATTGCTGCGGCACTGCCGCTGTTGCTCGGCAGCCTCGCAGCCCTGCCGCTCGCTCTGATGAACCGCCATCTCAAGTTCGGCCAATTGGCGCTGAACGACGTCTACGCGGCCGTCATCGGACTGCTCGTTACCGCCGGCGCCGCCTATTCCGGCATGGGCTATTGGTCGCTGGTCATCGGGCCTGCAGCATCCGCCGCCGTCGCCCTGTTGGCGGCCTGGTGGGCGACGCGCTGGATGCCCGACCGGCCGGCGTTCAGAATAGACCGCGAGATCATTTCTTTCGGCGCCAATCTTACCGGTTTCAATCTCGTCAATTTCTTCTCGCGCAATCTCGACAACGTCCTGATCGGCAAGGTCTCCGGCCCGGTCGATCTCGGCTATTATGATCGCGCCTACAAGCTTCTGCTGTTCCCGCTGCAGAACATAACGCAGCCGCTCTCGCGCGTGATGATCCCGCTGATGAGCCGCATCCAGGAGGACAAGACCCGGTTTCGCGATATCTACATGCGGACCAATTGGCTGCTCGCGGCCGTCACCATGCCCGGAATCGCGGCCTTGACCTGCGCCGCTCAGCCGACCGTCAGCCTCCTGTTCGGCCAGCAATGGCTACCCGTTGCGCCGATCTTCGCCTGGCTCGGGATTGCAAGCCTCATGCAGCCGGTGTCGAGCACGACCGGCTGGATTTTCATCTGCCAGGGCGAGACGAAGACGATGTTCCGCTGGGGCATCTATTCGTCGCTGACGACGGTGCTCTCCTTCGTCGTCGGCCTCCAATGGGGCGCAATCGGCGTCGCAGCCGCCTATGCAATCAGCGGCTACGTCTTGCGGCTTCCGGTGCTTGCCTGGCTCCTGCAACGGGTCGGGCCGGTTTCCGCCGGCGACTTCCTACTCGTCCAGGGCCTCTTTCTTGTGTCGGCCCTGGTCGCCTGGATCTGCTATGGCTTGCTCTCGACAGCCCTGACCGGAAGCTCGGACCTTCTCGCTCTCGCTCTAGCGGTTTGCCTCAATTATGGGCTGGCCCTGGTGTTCGCCCTCGCCCTACGCCAGCCGCGCCAGGTTCTGTTCGACATCCTGTCGAAGGGCGCGAGCGCCATTCGCCGATAG